TTTTATGATGGCACCAAAATATCACCCAGCAATGAAGATTGTGAGCGGTGTTAGAAAGAAGCTGAAAATTAAAACTGTGTTCAATGTACTGGGTCCTATGTTGAACCCTGCCAGAGTACCTTTTGCTGTTGTTGGTGTTTATCATGAAGATCTAGTAAGTGTTCTTAGCGCCTTATAGCATTCTTAAAAGTTCTCTCTTTTGCTCTCTCTCCTTGCAGCCTAAGAAAGTATAGATTTCTAGTGTATTGATTTTTTCTTTACCAAAAAAACCATTTTTATTTCCTTGTTGAATTAGTATCTATACTTCAAGTGACACAAACTCAGTGAAGAAAATTACATAGAAATCACATtcatattataataagaaataaaTTGGGGGGGGGGGGTATTTGGGTCTGTTTTTCtaattttaagaaataattaCTCACTTAGAAATCTGCTTTGTtacttttgtttttaatttatttttgaatatattaagttttggaaaaaaattacaaagtttCTTGGATAGATTGGGTATaataaattattgttattaacaGTTTCATTGATATTGTCCTTGGTTGTTTCCACTATGATCACTTTGATTCTGAATCTTCTACTTACGGTTAGAGTGATGCTATCAACCTGCAAGTGAGCCTAGTTTTCAAGAATTAGTTCCATTTGACCAAACTGAATCCATTTCCATTGCAAGCCTGCAAACTTGCATTCAGTTTCTATAAAACAGACTTTCTTTACTACACTTCCCTGACCTTTTAGCAATGGGCCTTTCCCTGCTTTTCCTGTCCCTGAATTGTGATACAATTGCTGGATTGGGAATTATTTCGTGGATAGATTAAAGGCTCAAGGAGTTAGCTGTGTCTCTGCTGGCTTAAACATCTTATTGGTTGAACCTTAGCTAAAATGTCTTTCTGTTGGAAAATCCTCAGTTCATGTCCTTATCGTTGCCTATTGTCCTTGGTTATGTTTAAAGGTTCTTTGTTAATATTAGAATATGTTAGGAATTGTAATATTCTACTAAAATAATATACTGATAATGCTTGAGTTCATTTTAGGTTCTTAGATCAATGTAGTTTCCTGTCATGCAAACCCAACAAAATTATATCTTGATTTTGCAATTGGTACCATGTGATTTTCTCTGTCTGATCAATATTTGATTAAAGATACGTGTATAATTTAGGGTTCTGTCTCCAATGTTCctcttttattttgaaaatgtacTCCAATATACGAACCTTTAGTTGCCACAGGTTTTGTGTTTCAACATCAATCTCTTTATTTTCAGGCTGAAGAAAGATATCCTGTACTATATATCGATTCTCTAATCtttcaatagcaaaacttaaCACTTGAGTAGTAGATATTGTAACCAAGATTGTGTCCATTAACCTTCCTGATAATAAAAGTAATTGCTGATATTACAAAGGAAAAATAGTAATACATGCATAGTTGCTTGAGCACATTAAAACTGGAGTGGTGCTATACATGTGATCTTCTGTTTTAACTATGTTGCACGAAGGAGTTAAAGACACATGTTAAAGTACTTTCAGTGTTATGTAATTTGATAGTTTGCTCCTTTGAATTCATCACTGAGATGAGTTGTGACTGTAGGTCTTCAAAATGGCCAAAGCACTACAACGGTTTGGCATGAAAAGAGCATTAGTTGTGCACTCAGAGGGTTTAGATGAAATGAGTCCCCTTGGTAAGCTTCATTTTATTACTCCTTTCACTCGGCTCAATCATCAGCTCATGTCGTCTTTGCTTGCTGTTCCTTATATCTAAATCATTACAATCTCACAACATATATCCATCCATACAGGGCCAGGGCGAGTCCTTGATGTCACTCCAGAAAAAATTGAGAAGTTCTCATTTGATCCATGTACGATCTTGTTTGTATTTCATGATGTTTTCATCCTTTATTGAGACCATAGATGTATTTTATTGAATGATACACAAGATTTTGAAACTGCTGTATTTATACACTGCTCAAGTTGTGCTAAGAAAATACAATGTTTGGACAGTGGAATTTGGCATTGCTCGTTGTACTCTAGATGACCTGCGAGGTGGTGGCAAGGACTACAATGCGGATGTTTTGAAGCGTACTCTTTCGGGGGAGAGTGGGCCCATTGCAGATGCACTTGTAAATAACTTCTTTTCCTTCTTTTGTCTATGTGCCTATTCGTGTACTTTTTTGCATGCCTatcattatttttcttttaatgtaAAATAATGGCATTCCGTAAACGCTGAGACGATATTCTGATACAAAAGCAAAATCTTCATGTTTCAGATCCTTAATGCAGCAGCAGCTCTCCTAGTGAGTGGTCATGTGAAATCACTTTCTGAAGGGGTAGCATTGGCTCGTGAGACACAATTATCAGGAAAAGCTCTAAATACGCTTAATTCATGGATAGATATCTCCAATGTAAGTGAAACCACTTAACTTTCCTCCATAGTGCTTTACTTTTGGGGTTGTAACTACACCTCATCTTCTCTTCTTCTTCAATGCAGAAAGTGTATGGAAAAACTACAGTACAGTAAAAGCTTTGGAAACTTTGGGTCCACATTCATCACAAATCTCAGACTTTAAAAGTAACTTGATGGGATCACCATGTAACAGTGGAACATTTGAATATACCAGACTAAGAAATTTGGTTGCAAGGCTTTGGGCTTATATCCTGTTTTATTGCTTTGCTAGATTGTTCTCAAGTTTTCTTTTCATGAAATATACTCGAAACAATTTCTTTTCAAGTGTGGAATAATAATAAATTACCCAAATTAACAATCTGCAAGTACCAAATTGTTGCATATCATTATTGAAGCAGTTTTAAGTAGAAACATTATGTATTGAAAAGGGATATGAAGTCTAGTATGGTTCCACTGAAAAGAAATTGCTTTGTTATTTATAGCATGCAGAAAGGTTTGGTGTCAGGCATTGAGATCGACAGTAATGCCACCAGCATCTGACAGGAGGTTCAGAAGCTGACCTGCTTGATACTTGGCAATAACAGCTGCAACAAATAAAGGAGTAATATTAATCTTATAACCCAAAATAACAACAATTGCAATTTACTTTTTTCAGGATTATGAGTTAACTAGAAACCATGACATGAACCAACAAGCAAAGCAAGGCAAAGTTGAGCTTACAATCACAGCCACCAATGTGTGTTCCTGCAATGAACACATTAGGTACTGTCGTCTGCCCAGTCCACTCTGCCAGAGCTGCTTGCATTTCACCACCATCaccttccaaaaaaaaaaaaaagatttttacAACAACAGCAGTAGTTAAAAATATAATTGTTTTAGAGATAGTTGGCTTACTTTCTTGATCCAATTCAATGGCCTTGTAAGAAGCTTTTAACTGAGCAAACAGCTGCTTAACCCTATTACAATACCCACAATAGGTTTTACTGCAACAGACGCAAAGTTATAGATTAGAAATAGAAATCCCAAAATTTGAAGAAACTTAACCATATATAGCAGTATTCAATTCATGATTGAGGAAGTTTAAAGGAATCGGAACTTGGGTACCTGAAGACAACAACGGGGGTGGAGGAAACGATGTGCTTGACCTTGTCAAGTGCCATTTGGGTATCTTCCTGGCTTAACTTGTTGGAGCTTAGAAGGGAACCCATGGCTGTTTTATATTAGGATCAGCTTGGTGGGGTGTCTTAAACGGTGAGACTAGGTGTCCCAACTATCAAATGTGGAATTTGGTGGCAGCGATTGGAG
This window of the Gossypium arboreum isolate Shixiya-1 chromosome 12, ASM2569848v2, whole genome shotgun sequence genome carries:
- the LOC108479662 gene encoding glutaredoxin, with translation MGSLLSSNKLSQEDTQMALDKVKHIVSSTPVVVFSKTYCGYCNRVKQLFAQLKASYKAIELDQESDGGEMQAALAEWTGQTTVPNVFIAGTHIGGCDSVIAKYQAGQLLNLLSDAGGITVDLNA